GGAGAGCGCCGAGCACGCGGCGGCCCGCGGGCACACGCCCCTGGCGACGCTCAGCGGAATCTCCTGCCGGGTGGCGGGGCAGGGCATCAGCCGGCTCAACGCGCACATCGGCGCCGCGTGCATGAGAGAGGCGCTGGCCATGGCCGGTCTCACCAGCGTCGACTACGTACACGGCCACGCCCCCGGCACCCGGCAGGGCGACGAGGCCGAGCTGCTGGCCCTCGACCAGGTCGGCGCCGAGCACGGATGGCGGGGCGTCCCGGTCAGTTCGTACAAGGGAGCGGCCGGCCATCTGCTGCACGCCTCGGTCTTCCCCGCTGTCGTAGCGGCGGTACGGGCCCTGCATCACGAGGTGCTCCCGGGCACACCGGGTCTGCGCAAGCCCCTTGACGCACGACATGTGCGGGTGCTGCGCGATCCGGAGCCCTGTGACGGGATCCGTTCCGTCATGGTGAACAACTTTGGGTTCGGCGGTAACAACGCCGCGTTCCTCCTCACCGGAGGCGCGGCAGGGCACTCGGAGTGGAGTACAGATGGCTGACGCGATCCTGCTGACCCCTCGGGAGATCCTCACCGGGTTCTCCAGTGTCAACAATCAGAACGTCCTGATCAACGATGACGAGTACCTCCGCCTGGATCCGGCGATGCGCCTCTTCTACGAGAAGGTCCGGGAGAACCTGGGTGTGGCCTGCATAGCGGGTCACCTCAGGGGCTGCGGGTATTCGGTCCAGGCACTCAACCTGCACGGGCGGAACCCGAGTGACGAGGTGATCACCGATCTGATCCGGCGTGAACGGCCGAAGTTCGTCGGCATCAGCATCATGTACGACCTGCACATCATCGACGCGGTCCGGCTCCTGCGCTGCGTCCGCAAGGCGGATCCCAACGTCTTCGTCGCGATCGGCGGGGCGTTCTGCACCTACAACGGCAAACTCATCGCCGAACGCATCCCGGAGGCCGACTGCGTGGCCTTCGGCGAGGGCGAACTCACGGTCGAAGGGCTGATGGAGTGCCTGGGCGCCGGCCGGGACTGGCGTACCGTCCCCGGACTGTGGTTCTGGCAGGACGGCCGCGTCCGCAGCAGCGGATCGCCCAGGCTCCCCGACCTCGCCAAAGTGCCCTGGCCCGGGCGCGACCTGCTCCTCCACCACCGCAAGAACGGCATCCCCACACCGGTGGCGTCGACGTACACCAGCCGCGGCTGCCACGCCAAGTGCACCTTCTGCTACGTGCCCCGGGCGCCGGGGGTCCAGGCGGGCAACGCCTGGCGGGTCAGGTCGCCGATAGACGTCGTGGACGAGATCGAGTACCTGCAGAGGGAGTTCGGCACCCGCTTCCTCTGGTTCAACGACGACAACTTCGGCGGCGCCTTCCAGGACGGCTACAACCACGCCGTCGGCTTCGCCGAGGAGATCCTCCGCCGCAACCTGAAGATCAGCTTCCACTCCGAGTTCCGCGTCGACACCGGCCTCATCGACCGGGAGGCCCTGCACACCCTGCGCCGGGCCGGCATGGCCTCCGCGCTGCTGGGCATGGAGACCGGGTCCCCGGCCATGGCCAAACGGTTCCGCAAGGGAACCCTGGTGGAGTACAACTTCGACGCCGCCCGCATGTTCAAGAAGGAGCGCATCGAGCTGGAACCCGGCTGGATCATGATCGAGCCGGAGACGACGATCGACGACCTCTGGGAGAACCTGGAGTTCATCGTGGCCGCTGACATCGCCGTCAGTGAGAACCCCTTCTCCTTCGTCAGCCGGGCCATCGCACTGCGCGGCACGGAAATGTACGACAAGATAGCCGACCCCTCCCCCCCGGAACTCCCGGATGTGGAAGGCCCGGCCAGGGACGTCCTCCTGGAAGCCCGCCGGGAGTACCGGATCCCCGACCAGCGGGTCGAGGACGTGTGGGCCGCCTGGAGCAAGGTCAGCGGGGAAGTCGCCGACCGCAAGGAAGAACTCCCCTTCGTCGCGCAGCTCGTCGTCGATGCCACCAGGAAGCGCAGGGCCGAGGGCGGGCAGGGTCTGCGTGTGCTGATCACCCGGCTGCGCGGCTGGGTCGAGGGCCTGTCGGATCTGCTGGTCACCTTCCTCAACGTCGGGCTGCTGCTCGCGGACGAGAACCCGCCCGGACTCGCGGACCGGCTGGAGACGGAACTGCGCGCGCTGGTCGACGCCTACGACCGCAAGGTCCTCGGGCAGCCCTACCCCGAGTTCGTCGAGGAGACGAAGAGGCTGTGCGGAGAACAGGCGATGGCCAAGTGACCCGGTCGGTGCCGAGACGCGCACGTACACACGAGAATGGAAACCAGCCATGGCAGATGCAGTCCTGCTGACCCCCCGGGAAATCCCCACCGGCGTCGCGAGCCTGAACAACCAGAACGTCCTCATCAACGATGAGGAGTACCTGTCTCTGGACCCGGCGATGCGGCTGTTCTACAAGCGGGTCCGGGAGAACCTGGGTGTGGCCTGCATAGCGGGTCACCTCAGGGGCTGCGGGTATTCGGTCCAGGCACTCAACCTGCACGGGCGGAACCCGAGTGACGAGGCCATCACCGACCTGATCCGGCGTGAACGGCCGAAGTTCGTCGGCATCAGCATCATGTACGACCTGCACATCATCGACGCGGTCCGGCTCCTGCGCTGCGTCCGCAAGGCGGACCCCAACGTCTTCGTCGCGATCGGCGGGGCGTTCTGCACCTACAACGGCAAACTCATCGCCGAACGCATCCCGGAGGCCGACTGCGTCGCCTTCGGCGAGGGCGAACTCACGGTCGAAGGACTGATGGAGTGCCTGGCCGCCGGCCGGGACTGGCACACCGTCCCCGGACTGTGGTTCTGGCAGAACGGCCGCGTCCGCAGCAGCGGGCCGCCCAAGCTCCCCGACCTCGCCAAAGTCTCCTGGCCCGGCCGCGACCTCCTCCTCCACCACCGCAAGAACGGCATCCCCACGCCCCGCGCGTCGACGTACACCAGCCGCGGCTGCCACGCCAAGTGCACCTTCTGCTACGCGCCGCGACAGCCCGGAGTGGTGGGCGAGTACTGGCGCGTACGGCCGGTGGAGGACGCGGTCGACGAGATCGAGTACCTGCAGAGGGAGTTCGGCACCCGGTTCCTCTGGTTCAACGACGACAACTTCGGCGGCGCCTTCCAGGACGGCTACAACCACGCCGTCGGCTTCGCCGAGGAGATCCTCCGCCGCGACCTGAAGATCAATTTCCACTGCGAGTTCCGCGTGGACACCGGCCTCATCGACCGGGAGGCCCTGCGCACCCTGCGCCGGGCCGGCATGGACCTGGCGCTCCTCGGCATGGAGACCGGGTCGCCCGGCATGATGAAGCGGTTCCGCAAGGGGACCACGGTGGAGTACAACTTCGACGCCGCCCGCATGTTCAAACAGGAGCGCATCGAGCTGGAACCCGGCTGGATCATGATCGAACCCGGTACGACGCTCGACGAACTCTGGGAGAACCTGGGGTTCATCGTGGCCGCCCGGGTGCACGAGAGCGAGAACCCGTTCTTCCTGATCAACCGTGCCATCGCGCTCCGCGGCACCGAGATCTACGAGAAGGCCACGCGGTACGAGAAGCCCGAGATCGACGGGGTGGAGGGCGCCGCCAGAGAGGTGCTGTGGCAGGCCCGCCGTGACTACTACGTCGAGGACGAGCGGGTGGAGCACCTGTGGACGGCCTGGAGCAGGGTCTCCTCCGAGATCAACGACCGCAAGGAGAACGAGGCCCCGTTCCTGGCGCAGAGCATCGCTGACGCCGTCCGTGCCGGGCGCGGCACCGGCGCCGAGTCCGTGCTCCCCCTGCTCGGCCGGCTGCGGCGCTGGAACCAGGGGCTCGCCGAGCTGCTCGTGGCCTTCCTCAACGTGGGGCTGATGCTCGCGGACGAGAACCCGCCCGGACTCGCCGACCGGCTGGAGACCGAACTGCGCGCCATGATCGCCGCGTACGACCGGGAACACCTCGGCCAGACGTTCCCGGTCTTCGCCGCCGAGACGGCGAGGGCATGCGGTGAGCACGCCCTCGCACAGCTGAGGAGCTGACCGATGAGCGACGAGCGGATACGGTTCGCGGCCGTGGGCGCCGGAAGGGTGTTCCAGCGCTACCACCTGCCCTGCGCCGACGCCCGGGACACCATGGACCTCGTGGGGCTGGTGGACAGCGACGTCGAGCGCGCCCGGGCCCTGGTGGCGGACCGTCCACAGGTGTGGACCGGTACCTCCGTCGAGCGGCTCATCCAGGAGGCGCGCCCGGACGTGATCAGCGTCTGCACGCCCAACGACTCCCACGCACAACCGGTCCTGGCGGCGCTCGACGCCGGTATCGCGGTGCTCTGCGAGAAACCCCTCGCCGCCACGGTGGAGGAAGCGCGGCGGATGGCGGCACACCCGGCCGCCGAGAAGCTGCTGGGTGTGAACATGCCCTTCCGCTTCCACCCGCTGCTGAAGCCGTTCGCCGAGGTGGCGCGCTCCGGCGCGCAGCGCGTCGAGTTCTCCTTCGCCACCCCCGGCAACCGGGTGTGGCGGGCCTGCACCCCCTGGTACGACGACGCGCGGCGGGCCGGCGGCGGGGCCCTCCTGGACCTGGGGCCGCACGCCATCGACCTGCTCATGGCGGTCTTCGGCCCGCCGGACGTCGAAGCGTGCGAGGTGGACGCGACGGGCGTCGAGCAGCGGGCCCGGGTGGACATGTCGTTCCAGGGCGTACCGGCGACGCTGCGGATCGACCGGGCCGCGCGCCGGCTGGAGACCTCGGTCACCGTCACCACCGCGGACGGCGACCACGTCCTCGATGTGCGCCGCAACGAGCTGCGGCGGGCGGACGGCACGGTCGAGGAGGGCGGGCGGAGCCCGGAGCTCGCCGCGATCTCGGCGTACTTCGACACGGTGACGGGCGTCGTCTCCCCGCACGGAAAGGTCGGTGCCCAGGACGCCCTGGAGGTGCAGCTCGTGGTGGAGTCCGCCTACCGGTGCGCGAAGGAGGCGGCCGCTCCCCTGGCCTGAGGGCCGTTCTGTGCCCCCTGGCGGGCCCGGCGGCGTCCGGTGCGCGCCGTCGTGAGGCGGAGAGGGCCACCCCGGTACCCGGACGTACCGGGGTGGCCCCGGCGGCGCGGCTCGGGGTCTCCCCCCGGCCCTCGTGGCGTCGAAGGCGTGCGCACTCCGGGCGGACGGGCCTTACGGAACGCGCCCCGGCGCCCCGGGGCCGGGGTTCATCCGAGGAAGCGGGCCACTTCGGCGCAGAAGCGATCGGGTTCGGTGCGGTGCACGTAGTGGCCCGCGTCGATGGCGAGGAGCCGCCCCCGCGGCACCGCCTCGGCGACCTCGGCCAGCAGGGCGCGGGGGACCGGGCTGGACAGCCCGCCACTGATCACCAGCGTCTCGGCGGTGACCTGCCCGAGCCGCTGCCACCAGCCCGGATCCACCTTCCTGAGGCCGTCGATGATCGGGCGCACCGCCGTGCTGTCCAGCTCTCCCGTCCTGCGCAGCTCGCGGAACTCCTGGTATAGGGAGATGACGGGTCCGTGGCCGCCGGCCCCCCGTGAGCGTTCCCGCAGCTCCGCCTCCGCGGCCGCGTCCCGCGGGGGCGGAGGTGTGTCCTCGATCACCAGCTTGCGGACCCGGGAGGGGTGGCGCTGGGCGATGAGCCAGGCGACATGGCCCCCCATGGAGTGCCCCACCAGGTCGACGGCGCCCAGGCGGTGCCCGTCGATCAGGGACATCACGTCCTCGTACATCAGCTCGAAGGTGTACGCGTCGGCCCGGGGACTCAGCCCGTGCCCACGGAGATCCGGTACGTACAGGCGGCGTTTCTGCGGACTCAGCGCGGATACGAGCCGGTCCCAGCTCCGCCCCGTGTTCCCCAGCGCATGGAGCAGAACCGTCGGCCTCCCCGCCGGATCACCGGATATCCGGCATTCCAACCGCAACGGCGCCTCGGACGAACTCTTCCGGGCTGGCATCTGATACGCGTGATCCGACACGCAGCGATGCTATCCATCAGCGGCCCGTACTATGCAGAGGGCTTCCTCCACTCGATGCTGAACGGATTTCACATGGCTGGCGAGACGACATCACGGGAGCGCCGGGTTTCCGGGACCACCCTGACGGGCATCGCCGACGCGGTGGGCCTCCAGGAAGGCGCGGCCGGGGTCCGGTCCGTCGTCGCCGCCTTCCGCCGCCTCGGCAACCCCGCGGTGAAGGACGTGAGCAGGGCCACGTCCCTGCCCGTGCCGCTCGTGGCCGCTGTCGCCGGCGAGCTCCGCAAGCGGGGACTGCTGACCAAGGAGCGCCCGTCCTCGCTCACCCCGAAGGGCATGTCCCTGTCGGACGCCCTCGGCATGGGGCTCGACCTGTCGTCGGTGTGCCGCTCCTGCGACGGCAACGAGATCGTGATCCCCCCGGAGCTGGCCGGCGCGGTGGAGGAGCTGCGGGAGATCATGGCGGCGGGCCCCGCGGTCGACCTCTCCCTGGACCAGTCGCACTGCACGGCCGAGACCAAGGTCCGCAGGGTCCTCGCGCTGATCAACGCGGGCCTGCTGCCCGGCAGCTCCCTGGTGCTGATCGGGGACGACGACCTGGTCTCGCTCGCGATCGGCGTCGTCGGACGCGCTCTGGGGATCCCGCTCACCTCACGGCTGGCCGTGGTCGACATCTCCGAGGACTTCCTCGACTTCATCGCGGACACGGCGACCGATCTGTCCCTGCCGGTCGACCTCACCCAGCACGACCTGCGGCAGCCCCTGCCGCAACGGCTGCTCGGCCAGTTCGACGTGGCCATGACCGACCCGCCGTACACCGCCGAAGGCGCGCGCCTGTTCCTCTCCAGGGCCGTGGAGGCCCTGGAGGAAGGCCCGGCGCGCAGCATCTTCTTCTCCTTCGGCGCCAAGGGCCCGAACGACATGCTGGACGTGCAGCGGGAGATCATCGATCTGGGCCTCGTCACCCATTCCATGATCCGCAACTTCAACGAATACGAAGGCAGCGGAATCCTCGGCGGGACGGGGTTCTTCCAGCATCTGCTGACCACGAACACCACCGGCCTGTCCGCGGCGGACGCGTACGAGGGCCCGCTCTACACCCGCGAGAAGCTGCAACGCCGCCGGGAATACCGCTGCATGAACTGTGACGAACGGTTCGAGGTGGGGTTCGAGGCCCCCTGGAGCTCGGTGACCGCTCTGCAGGAGGCCGGGTGCCCGAAGTGCGGGGAGCGGCGGTTCCGTCCAGGTGCCCTCGTCAGGAAGGGTGCGGCGGCCGAGGCGGGGGCGGAGCGTCCGGTCCGGGACACGGCCCGTCAGCTATGATTAGCCCTATCATGCACGATGACTCCGACGGTTTCACGGTCCGCCAGGCCCGGGAGGACGACGTCTCACGATTGGCCGAGTTCGAGGTGGAGATCGCGAAGATCTCCTTCGCCGACGACGCCATCACCGCCGTGGAAGTGCACGAGAAAAGGCTGAGCAAGGCGATGGCCCGGTCCCGGGACGGGATGTTCGTGGCCTGCCGGGGCGACCGGCCGACCGATGGCTGGGTCTGGATCACCGTGAACACCAACCCCATGAGCGGCCAGTGCTACGCCAACTTCCGGTCCCTGGCGGTGGCGGACGTCCCCGAGCGCACGCTGATCGGTGAACTGCTGCTCCGACGGGGCCTGGAGTACGTGCGGGCACAGGGCGTCGAGGAGATCGTGGGCAAGGTGCATGTGCAGAACGTGCGTATGCGGGCGCTCTACCGCCAGTTCGACTTCGAGGCGACCCATCTGACCATGCGGCTCCGCAAGGTGGGATCCCGGTCATGACCGGTCGGGAATCGCTGATCAAATGCGTGGTCTGGGATCTCGACAACACGATGTGGGACGGCATCGCGGTCGAGTCCCGGGATGCCGCCCTGCCGGCCATGAAGCCCGAGGTCCTGGGTCTCGTCGACCGTCTGGCCGGCCGCGGGGTGCTCAGCAGCATCTCCAGCCGCTCCGATCCCTCGATCCTCGCCCTGCTGAAGGCCGACCCGAAGCTGGCGGGACGGTTCTTCGCACCGCGGGTCGCATGGCAGGACAAGAGCGAGTCCCTGCGCAGCATCGCCGAGGAACTGGGCATCGGCCTCGCGTCGATGGTCCTGGTCGACGACAGTCCGTATGAACGCGCCGAGGTGCGCTCCGCCCTGCCGCAGGTCCTCACGCTCGCCCCCGAAGAGGCCGGCGCGCTGCTCGACCTGCCCGCCCTCGACCCGTCACGGATGACCGCGGAGAGCCTGGACCGGGTCGGCCGCTACCGCGAGGAGGAGCGGCGCAAGGAGGCCGAAGGGGCCTTCGCCGGCTCGCGGGAGGACTTCCTGCGGTGGTGCGGCATGCGTGTGCGGGTGTCCCCCGCCCGGCAGGACGACGCCCCGCGGATCGCCGAGATGGCCGCGCGCACACACCGGCTCAACTCCAGCGGCATCGTGCTGGACCTCGAACGGGTCCGGTCGCTGATCGACGACCCGCGCTGGTTCGTGCCCGTGGTGGAGCTGTCCGACCGGTTCGGCGACTACGGCCTGGTCGGGACGGCCGTCACCGAGCTGTCCGCGCCGGACGTGTGGGACGTCCAGCTGTTCACGCTGTCCTGCCGGGTGGCCGGCCGCGGGGTGTCCGAGGTGTTCCTGCACTGGCTCCTCGGCCAGGCCCGCACGGCGGGTGCCGGTCCCGTGCGGACGCCGGTCCGGATCGGCGAGGCCAATCTGGAACTGCGGCTGCTGCTGAGGCGGTTCGGTTTCCGTGCCGAACCGGCATCCGGGCTGTCCCCCGGAGGAGCACCCGGGACCGGTGAGGACCGGCTGGTGACGTTCACCTACCGGCCTGCGGACGGTCCGCTGCCTGACCCTCCCGGATGGATCGATCTCGAGGTCGAAGTAAAGTCATGATGCCCGCCGAGACGCATGCGGAACTCGAGCGGGAGCTCCGGCAGCTGATCGCCGAGGCGGTCGGAGCGGAGTGGGAGGCCCTCGCCCGGCTGCCCTCCGGCACACGGCTGTTCGGCCCCGAGGTGGCCCTGAACTCGCTGGCGGGTCTGCGGCTCATCAGCCGGGTGCGGGAACGGTTCGGCGTGGACATCGCCGCGGAGGATCTCAACCTGGACGCGCTGGAGTCCATCGCCTCGCTCCGCGATTTCGTCGCCCGGTACGCGTGATCCACCTCGTCACCGCCGACGTCCCCGCCCCCCACGGCCCCCACGAGCAGCACAGGGCCGGGCGCGCGGCGGCGGCGGACGCTCTGCGGCGGTCGGGGAGCACGAAGCTGGAGGTCGGCCGGCGCCCCGACGGGGCGCCCGTGTTCCCGGCCGGATTCGCCGGTTCGATCGCCCACACCCCACGGCTGGCCGTCGCCGCCGTGTGCCGCGCCGAAGAGGCCCGGGGCGTCGGAGTCGACCTGGAGACGGACACCGTACAGGAGCGCCTCCACCGCATCCTCTTGCGGGAGGAGGAACGCGAGAGCCTTTGGGTGCCCGCCGACGAACCCACGCTGAGGAGACTCTTCGTCGCCAAGGAGGCCGCGTTCAAGGCGTTCTCGGCATGCGAGGAGCCGGTGGCGCGGACGTTCTGGCGTATCCGGCTCGAACAGGCGGCCCCGGGCGCCGGCCGGCTGCTTGCCCGGGCGGGCGACGAGCGTGCGTGGGTCCGGGTGTGGGCGGACAGCGAGCGGGCCTGGGCCGTAGCCGTACTGCTCAGGCCGGAACAGACGTCAGCGAACCGACCGGTGCAGGCGGGACACGTTGATGCGCTCGGGAGAAAGGGACTTCTCGATCTCGGCGATCATCAGCTCGCCGTTGAGCCGCCCGTAGGCCAGCAGGTCGATATTGGCGAGACTGAACTCGGGCCAGGTGTGGACCGTGAGGTGGGAGGCGGACAGCAGCAGCATCCCCGTGACGGCCCCATTGGGGAAGACGTGGGATGACTCGTCGAGCACCGTGGCCTTACCCGCGGTGGCCGCACGGCGGAGAATCGAAAGGAGCGCTTCCTTGTCCGTCAGAATGCCCACATCGCTGACCCAGACTTCGACGGCGTAGGAGCAGAGCTCGCCTTCCGCGATCTCGACGACGTCGTTCGAGGGACTGTTGACTGGTGTGTTTTGCTCTGTGGTCACTCCTGTAGCTTACAGACTGCCCATACGGGTTGGCACCTCAGGCGAACCGGCCGCCCCGTGGGGGCCCCGGGCGCGGAAGCGGGTGGCGGCGGCCCGAAGGCTTGCCCGCCGGCGGGCTCGCGACGACAGCCCCGGAGGTGGCGTGGACATGACGTCCCGCCCTGACCCGGCCGGTACACGGGCCGCCAGAGTCCCGTCGGCCGCGGCTGTTCTCCGCCGCCGCCCGGCTGATCACCACCGGCCGCCGCGGAGACCCGGATCCGGCCCCGGGCCCGGCCTCGTCACGGACGTGATCCACTGGTCCGGCACCCTCCCGGGCCCCGGCCGGCGCGTACACCCCACCCGGTCCCACCGGGCCTGTGGGGCGCCGCGGCGCCCGCCCGGCACGGCAGCCGGAACCGCCCGCCATCAGCCGCAGAGGACGAAACGGCCCACCGGTCCCGCCGGCGGGCCGTCACGGAGGACCGGAACCGACCGGCTCCGTCACTTGGCCTCGTCGATGTGCTTCGTGTCGTCGAACCGGAGCATGGTCCACCCGGATTCGTCGTGGGCGAGCTCGCTGATCGATGTCGGCCCCGGCGTCGAGTCCGTGAACAGCACCGGCGGGACGGTGTCCAGCAGTGCGGACATCACCGCGACGATGAGACCCGCGTGGCACACCACGAGGACGGTCTCCCCGCGGTGGCGCGACAGCAGGTCCGCCATGACACGGCCCGCCCGGAGCCGGAACCGGCTCCAGCTCTCCCCGTCGGGGGCGAAGGGCCGCTCGGGGTGGGCGATCATGTCGAAGGCACCGTGGACGCGCTCGTACGCGTCGATGGACAGGCCGTCGGCCGCCCCGAAATCCAGCTCCCGCACCTCCGGCTCGACGGTCGGCGGACCGAGGGACAGAACGCCCGCCAGGACATCGGCCGTCTCCCGGGCCCTGCGAACCGGGCTGGTCAGCAAGGAGTTCAGCGGCAGCTGTTCGGCCTCGAGCCGTGCCGCGAGCAGCGCCGCCTGCGTACGGCCCAGCTCCGTGAGACCGGCACACGTCCGGGAACCCGCTATCACCTTCCGTACGCTGGCCTGCGATTGCGCGTGCCGCACCAGCAGTACACGGGTGACGGAACTGTCTTCCTCTTCGTGTGCCATAAGTATTTTTATTCCCGGATCGATTTTCGTTTCATACAGGTCAGTTGAGGTCCCAACCACCGTCCACGGTCAGACTCTGCCCTGTGATGAACCCGGCTTCGGGTGAGGCGAGAAATGCTACAGCCTCGGCAACGTCTTCCGGTCGGCCATGTCGTTTGAGGCATTGCCGGTCGAATTCCCGTTGACGCCAGGACGGATAATCCGGATGGGACCTCTGATCGGTACTCAGTTCGATCGGCCCCGGCCGCACCGAATTCACCGTGATCCCGTGGGGACCGAGTTCGCGGGCGAGAGCGCGGACAAACGCCTCCAGGCCGCCTTTCGCCGCGAGGTACGGGACGAGTTCCACACGTCCGATCCGCGTGAGCACGGTGGACACGGCGACGATCCGGCCCGCTCCGCGTGCCACCAGGTGGGGCGTGGCGGCACGCGCACAGGCGATGTGCGCCAGCAGGTTGACGTCCACGGCCGAGCGCACGTCGTCCCACCCGGTCTCCTGCCACGGCACGTACGCGTACGCCCCGGCATTGCACACGAGGACGTCCAGTCTCCCGCCGCAGGAGGCCATGGCCTCCTCCAGGCGCTCCACGGTCTCCCGCCGCGTGAGGTCCCCGGCCACCGTGGTGAGGACGTCCGCACCGGCCGCCGACACCCGGTCCACGGTGCCGGCGAGCCCGGAGTCCCGGGTCAGATGGGTGAGTACCAGGTCGTGGGTGGCGGCGAGCCGTACCGCGATGGCGGCCCCGAGGCCGGACCCCGCTCCGGTGACGACGGCGACGCTCCGAGAAGGCATCACATCCCCCCTCCGCTGGACGAGTCCGGACACCGGGCCGATCCTGCCACCCGGGGCGGGCCGGACGCCCTCGTGATTCAGCCATTCCAGGAACGGTCACTGTCGGACACCAGGGCCTTGAGGCATCCTGTGGTGCCAGGTCAGGCGGACGAAGGCGGAGGTTGTCATGGGTGGCGCGGACAGTGAGCTCCAGACGAACGCTGAGTACCTCGAGGCCATCAAAGAGGTCGTCGTCGGCGGCGTCAGCAGCAGCATGCGTGCGGCGGCCGTCCCCCAGCCCCTCGTGGTGCGGCGCGCCGACGGCTGCCTGATCCGGGATGTCGAAGACGGCGAGTACATCGATTTCAACATGGGTTACGGCCCTCATATCTTCGGCTACGCGGACCGCGACCTCGCCGAGGCCGTGGCCGACCAGTTCACCAAGGG
This DNA window, taken from Streptomyces nitrosporeus, encodes the following:
- a CDS encoding histidine phosphatase family protein, encoding MAHEEEDSSVTRVLLVRHAQSQASVRKVIAGSRTCAGLTELGRTQAALLAARLEAEQLPLNSLLTSPVRRARETADVLAGVLSLGPPTVEPEVRELDFGAADGLSIDAYERVHGAFDMIAHPERPFAPDGESWSRFRLRAGRVMADLLSRHRGETVLVVCHAGLIVAVMSALLDTVPPVLFTDSTPGPTSISELAHDESGWTMLRFDDTKHIDEAK
- a CDS encoding SDR family NAD(P)-dependent oxidoreductase encodes the protein MPSRSVAVVTGAGSGLGAAIAVRLAATHDLVLTHLTRDSGLAGTVDRVSAAGADVLTTVAGDLTRRETVERLEEAMASCGGRLDVLVCNAGAYAYVPWQETGWDDVRSAVDVNLLAHIACARAATPHLVARGAGRIVAVSTVLTRIGRVELVPYLAAKGGLEAFVRALARELGPHGITVNSVRPGPIELSTDQRSHPDYPSWRQREFDRQCLKRHGRPEDVAEAVAFLASPEAGFITGQSLTVDGGWDLN